One Brassica napus cultivar Da-Ae chromosome A5, Da-Ae, whole genome shotgun sequence DNA window includes the following coding sequences:
- the LOC125609350 gene encoding 60S ribosomal protein L18a-2-like, with translation MVNRYFLRKLKKVKKSNGQMLAINEIFEKNPTTIKNFGIWLRYQSRTGYHNMYKEYRDTTLNGAVEQMYTEMASRHRVRFPCIQIIKTATVPAKLCKRESTKQFHNSKIKFPLVFRKVRPPTRKLKTTYKASKPNLFM, from the exons ATGGTGAATAGGTACTTCTTGAGGAAGCTCAAGAAGGTCAAGAAGAGTAACGGTCAGATGCTCGCCATTAACGAG ATCTTTGAAAAGAACCCGACAACGATCAAGAACTTTGGAATCTGGTTGAGGTACCAGAGCAGAACTGGATACCACAACATGTACAAGGAGTACCGTGACACTACCTTGAACGGTGCCGTTGAGCAGATGTACACCGAGATGGCGTCCCGACACCGTGTCAGGTTCCCTTGCATCCAGATCATTAAGACAGCGACTGTTCCGGCCAAGCTTTGCAAGAGGGAGAGCACCAAACAGTTTCACAATAGTAAGATCAAGTTCCCGTTGGTGTTCCGTAAGGTGAGACCACCAACCAGGAAGCTCAAGACCACCTACAAGGCCTCTAAGCCCAACTTGTTTATGTAA
- the LOC106447499 gene encoding eukaryotic translation initiation factor 1A encodes MPKNKGKGGKNIKRGKKEADDDKREIIFKEDGQEYAIVLRMCGNGRCEAKCIDGITRMCHIRGKMHKKVWISAGDVILVGLRMDMDNDTKADIIHKYTPDEARFLKSCDELPRDLRLNEGVADVFDVEDDVECGQDYFEFGDDEIDRL; translated from the coding sequence ATGCCGAAGAACAAAGGAAAAGGAGGAAAGAACATTAAGAGAGGAAAAAAAGAAGCAGACGACGATAAACGAGAGATCATATTCAAAGAAGACGGCCAAGAATACGCTATAGTTCTCCGCATGTGTGGCAACGGACGGTGCGAAGCCAAGTGCATAGATGGAATCACAAGGATGTGTCACATCAGAGGTAAGATGCACAAGAAGGTTTGGATTAGCGCTGGTGACGTTATTCTTGTGGGACTAAGGATGGATATGGACAACGACACCAAAGCTGACATCATCCATAAGTATACTCCTGACGAAGCTCGTTTTCTCAAGAGTTGTGATGAGCTTCCTCGTGACCTTCGTCTTAACGAAGGGGTTGCTGATGTGTTTGATGTGGAGGATGACGTTGAATGTGGTCAGGACTAttttgagtttggtgatgatGAGATTGATAGGCTCTAA